DNA from Malus sylvestris chromosome 11, drMalSylv7.2, whole genome shotgun sequence:
ATCAAACTCTTTTATAAATTGTAACCATTGGATTTCCTGGCTGCTTGTTGAAAAGCTAGTGTTGCATTAGATGTAAAACCTAGAGTGGCCAAGGAAAAAATAGCATTTAGGTTCTATAGAACTCCCTCTAGTTTTGACACGTCAAGGTCAAAATTCATGCGTGTGATTTCTTAAAAACAGCGAAAATATGCCAATTCCTTTTGGTTAAAGTTACCTAGATTTCGTCGAATTCAAAAATGTTGTGGTACCACTTTATGAGATTTTACTTTGGTGTAGCTTATAGCACAAGTTACATATTATATCAGCTGTAATATCTAGTTTTTATCTTCTTGTAGACTGCTAGCTCCATATATATCGTCTGGAATCTTTTGGGAAATTTTGAAGCTATGGATGAAGGGGTGTAAGGttattgttcttgatgttcctCTGTTGTTCGAGGCCAAGATGGACAAGTGGACGAAGCCTATTATTGTTGTATGGGTTGATCCTGAAACGCAGCTCCGGAGACTCATGTCGAGGGACAGAACAAGTGAGGATGATGCTGGAAACAGGATAAATGCTCAGATGTCACTCGATTTGAAAAGGACCAAGGCAGACATAGTGGTTGATAACACTGGATCGCTAGACGATTTAAGAGAACAGTTTCGCAATGTCTTACTTGAAGTCACAAAGCCCTTGACATGGACCGAATTTGTGCTTTCTAGACAAGGTGCCTCGTCCGTTCTTGCCTCCATCATCGTAGGTGTTCTTATATTCAAGAAAGTCGTGTATATGTCTTAGTTTATGTAGCAACCTTAGAACTGTACTTGTTGGGTACTTAATCTGTCATTCATAGAACAAAGAGGTTCCCTCTGTGTTTTGTAGCAACAACGAGGAATGATTCGATGCATTTGCAAACTATGATTTGCGCCAGAGCTTCGATTTTTTGAGTTCATAATTTACATATCGATCTGTTTAAACTTGATATAAGCAGGAGAGAGACTTCCATGCCCCCGTTTCACACTCTGTTACTATCTGTCTCCTCACACGGTAGAGAGGTAAGAAGAGTGTCTGAGCCGGGGGTAGGTAACCTCGACTTTTCCAAATGTCGAGGGTGTCATGTCGAAAAGGAAGTCGAGTCATTTTCCGTGATTATTTGGACTGCATTAATTAGTATGTTGTAGTGATTAAGTTAATTGATTTCTTTTCTGAGATTGGATGAATATTATTTGATAAAGCATGAATGACTTGGAGTGCCAAGTAGTGTCACAAGTCACTCTAGTGCTCATAACCTGGTGAATCCATTGGTTCATATAAAGTGCAGAAAGTGAAACCCGTTTACTGTATTGTCTGCTGTGacgacatgaatttttttttatagatacacACACGATTGGGAATCTTTGTGTAGGACGTTCGTTCTTTCGGTTGATATTGTGTCAATGTTGTCGAAAATGGATTGATAATTTGTCAAAACGTTTTGTTATCTTGATGTATAACTAAATCAGGGTACGAGCCGATAGTTCGATGCCCAAGCAGAGAGCTTGCCAACTCATACAACTCATACATCATTATGTTAGCTAAACTCAGTACAGCCCAATGAAAAACACATCTCAACTAGCCCAATAAAGAGATGCATCTTGAGCGCAATACACTGAGTAAGAGCCAAGTTGCACCGCTAAGTATGAATACAATACTGATGACGCATTAACATTTCATTCTTCAATAAAAATTGGATCGATGTTTATTCCATAGACGGACTATTTATGATATCTTTACTTCTAATATAATCTCTCATCAAAAGTGCTTCCATAGTTTAGTCATTTGATCTCTTTCCGATTGTGTTTGAGAATGTTTCTATTGTTATCTTTCGTGCGTATGTATCACTTTTGCCTTTTGATTTACAGAAACTTGTACAACTGGTAGGCACAATAACTATCAACTACTAGTTGTTTGTATCTTTTGTGTGTGTATGCTTCTCTTTACGGAAATTGTATTATTAAGCTGAAATATCATGTGACAATGAACTCTGTTTTATATAAAATACCATCTTGAGGATGGTCCAAAAAGCCATCAAAAGCTCACTCAAGGCATAGTGGCCAATGGCAATGGCCCAGAGCAAGGGAAGTTGCCTAGTATTTTCTATCTCAATTACTTTTGCACTTTACACGCCACCAAACTTTGTACAATTGTTGTTCATGCAATATTGCAAATGAACAGCCTCATCTCTGGCCCCAAAATTCCATTTGGTTTTGGTACGATGCCAACAAATGTTCTTACCAGAAGCCTACAAATCATCTCATTTTATTGAATCCGTCCGCCAACGGGCAGATACAAAATTAATACTGATAGAAGTTGTAAGACCCGTTTAGCCACATAAGTGCTGGAGGTTTGCTTCGTAACTTCAAGGAGAAATGGATTAAGGCCTTCGCTACTAACTTGGACAGAGGAATCATCATGGAAGCTGAGCTTTGAGGTGTTTACATGGGTCTCTTTATGGCTTGGAATGAGGGATGTACGGATGTGATTCTCGAATGTAAATCTTGTGTTGCTGTTACTTTGATTCATAGTTGTGCATTCTAGATTACGTACTAGAATCGCTTTTATCTCATTCATTACATGAGTTAAACATATATATCCGATTACGAACAGATACTAAAATGTAATTAGTTGTATATCACCTTGttaatattttctctaacaagGTGATATATGTTCAAATTGTTTAATAAACGAGATAGAAGTTCCTTCACAAAATATATTAGCTCAAAAATATTGACGATCATTCATAGTTCTGCATTCTAGATTACATACTAGAATCGTTTTTATCTCATTCGTTACATGACTTGAACGTATATTACGGATAAATTCTGCTTGAGTGTATAAACATTTGTTCATATATCACACATATAGAACTTGTATGCATTCAGTTGCAAAACAGACTCGTCTCCAACGGTGCAATGTAGATTAGCTCGAGAGCAGAAAAGATTGTTCATAGCTATGCTTCCTGGATTACTTGCAAGAAACTTCTAGGCCTCGGAAGTTCTGAACAACAGCATCCTTTGAGGGTAGGTTAGCTAGGGGCCCATTTCAATCAATTATATCAGTGGCAGTAAAAGTCGATGATCAGAACCTTGAAAAAGTATAAAGACCGTCCGATCTTATTGAGGATAGCAAAAGATGCAGCAAAAGTCACAGTACAAAGCTGATCATCAATCAAAAGGTTCTCCTCTCTCCTCACGGGCAGAGTTTGGATTGATATCTGGAACTGTATGTAGTTTGTCAGCGAATGTCACTGTGCCGGACTGTGAgatgagaaaattaaaacaGATGAATGTGCGTGATTAACTTTGAGATATTCTTATATAATAATCATATCGTAAAACAAGCGTATATTAGTGCTTGATTGGTTTGAATTAGGTTTTTATAATCTTTAGATAAAAATATGAAGACTTTATAGCTAACATAGTCTATGAGATTTTTATAACACAtaagtttagtttttgaaatttaaaatcactaGAAGTAGTCTCTAAGATTCTCtgtcatccattattttggtcattccattaaaaaactctgttaagtggtCACTAAGCTTTTtaatgaaatgaccaaaatgatggatgatggataATCTCAGGtaccaaagttatgtgttatgtaaatctcaaagactaaaattatgtgttatgcaaatttgagggaccaaagttatgtgttataccatcaacttaacagagttttttaacagaatgaccaaaataatagaTGATGGATAATTTCAAGatcatttatattgattttaaatctcaaaaatcaaagttatgtgttatgcaaaccTCATAAaacattttgactaaaaagcgaAATATGAAATTTACGTATGCGAATCAGTGAGCTTGTGAGAGTGTGAAATTGAAGTCAGTTAATTGAGATGTGGTGGGGacctaagggtgcgtttggtacgtgggacgggacgggacggaacgggacgaggcgttccgtcccgcgtttggtgcgccaaaaatgggtggaacgggctgttccacgggacagattttgggtgtttttgcgttccacctccccctggaacgggtttgttccacgtctgtggaacacaatgttttaccattttaagacaaatataccccatgtctttttcaaaaattacacattcgttctgtcccgtcccgtcccgtcccatcccgttccgtcccgtcccgtcccgtctgcgtaccaagcGCACCCTAAGGGGATGGTCACGTGACATTGTCACGTGAGTTTGATGACGTGTCAGAGAAGCAGTGATTCATTGGGGGTGTGGAAGTTGACGTGGCATCCGCACCATGACCACATCAGATGCTTTCTTCACACTCTTTAAACCTCAGAACACATTCTCCCAAAGCTCCCCACTTCCCTTATTCTCCACTTCatcaccctctctctcctctctctctctttctctctctctctcatcaatgGCAACAAAACCGGCTGAAGAAGCTCTTGGAACCTTAAAATACCAGGTAATTAGTataaatattttcttctttttttctcattatttttcaagttttgtTCTTCACAAATTATACGTTGATCATCTCCTCCGTTTTGCAGACATGGGTCTTGAAGGTCTCAATCCACTGTGAAGGATGCAAGAGGAAAGTCAAGAAAGTTCTTCAGAACATCGATGGTACGTTTATACATTCTCCTTCATTTCTCCCTCGTCCCTCTTGCTACgcgttttgttttttttttttttttccgtaaaaaaactaaaaacgaaatggttatcaaacgcaTATGTTCTAATATTTTACTTAGTTACGACACTGTGTTCACTCGTGTGCCTTAGCGATTGTCTTCTCTGAATTAATCCGTAATTGATCGTTCGTGTTTTGATTAATTGAGGTGATCAGGGGTTTACACGACGGATATTGATTCGCAGCAGCACAAAGTGACTGTGACCGGCAACGTGGAGGCGGAGACTCTACTGAAGAAGCTGCAGAAGTCAGGGAAGCACGCCGAGCTTTGGCCGGAAGTTAAGAAATCGAAAAAGTCCGGGAAATCAAAGAATAGTAGTAAGAACAGTGAGAAGCAGCCCGCGGATCATAACCATGAACAAGATGGTAAACCGGATAAAACCAACGGCGGTGATGATGCTGACGGCAGCGGTGAATCCGACGCAGAGGGTGACGAAGGTAATGAAGGTGGTGGAGAAAGCGGTGCTAGTCCTGCTGTTGGCGGTGGCGGCGGAAACACAGCAAGTACCGGggccaaaaagaagaagaaaaagaagaagaagaaagggcaaaatagtaattccACAAATGGCGGCGGTGCCACTGCCAACCCCGGCGAGCACAATATTGGAGATGCTCCGCCTCCTGCGGGCAGTATTGGGCCGTATATGGCTGGTGGGCCAGACATGACCCAACCTATAGCCTCCATGAATCTTGGCCCACCAGTTCAGCATGCGTACCCCGGCCCGTACCCAACATCAATGTACTATCCGCCCCCAACGTACGGGCTAAGTTACAATACGGCGTACCCTACCAGTACAAGTACCTCATACTATGCTCCTGATCCCATGCATACTGCCACTTATTCTCATCCGGGCATGTTCTCGTTTGCTCTGCCGTCCGATTCTATCAATGACGATGATGAAGACACGTTCGTTGACGATGAAGATGAAATTGGGTGCTACATTATGTGAAGATTATACGAGAGTCCGTATGTAGAACTAGCGTATATATACTAGTATATATGGTGTGTACttgggggagggagggaggataAATTTTGATGTACTTATAAGGTGTGTTTGTTTGCCTTCACTAAGTTTTACGGGATTGGACCGACTAGATTAAGAATTAATATAGTCCAGTTCGAAATAATCCAATGCAACAAAACACCGATAGTTCTAAAATGTAAAAGCAGGGGAAAATAAAAGGGGTTGTAGTGGGGTGTATTATGTAGATTAGCTTTCTTACTAAGTATGGGTTTGCTTGCGTAAGAAGGCCAATGGCTTTGTAATGTTTGGTTATTTGTAGGACCTAAATCTTTCTTTTCCTCCCAGCCTGATGTGTAAAGTAATGAGAAGCCTTTTAAAATTATAGTTAGGGTTTGGGCGATTCGTTATATTTTCTTCGAGGTCGGGTAGGTTAAGCGTTTTGCTTAGGGGGCATGTCGAATCGCTGAAAGGCCTTTTTCAAAGCACAAGCATTGTTTAGTACATTTTGTTATTAACATATTATCGAAACCTTGTCGATTCTGTAACAACAATCCATCCTTAAAAATTTGGTGACAAAGAAAAGGCGAAGGTATAATTCTTAATCAAAATGCATACTAGCTAGCTAGCAGGTCTCTTTGATTAGTTAATGACAATAAATTAGTTGGTTCCAACAATTTGATTTACTTAATGCTTTAGTTAAGTCGCCTTTAGAAAAAGCAACATGCATATCTCCTCCATCTTTTGGTTTGAAATTAAAGTCTCTGTAGACAGTACAgatttttatttcaattatgCATGTGAGGGATGTAGATATATAAGGATAGGGATCCATTCTGATTTCAGTGTCTCGAGCTTAAGGACAGGGTAATCTAGACTATTTAAATTGAATTCGGCAAATTTTCATTAACTCATTTCGTTAGTTTACCTCACACAAATTAAAAGCTCCGATTTCTCTTTCACACAAATTAAGAATCTTAATTTTTTGGTTCTTAAGCTTTGGACACTAAGGTCTATGGAGGatccaaattcaacatatatatatatatattgtagaaTAGTATTAGTCTCCCACTCGCTTTGGACTGGAAGGTATCCTCTGTGTATGTGGTTGTCTTAAGCTTTTTATCTCTTTATTCTTTTTAAGTCGCACAAAGGGCAAAAGATTTAAGCATGCATGGGGACCAAGGACCTAAGAAATAAGATCTAGCTAGAGGGTATCGGGGATAGAATAAATTTGATATCCCTCTGACTAATGGTGCAATTTGCTCAACTAAACTCGTTCTAACTTGACCAATATTTAAATGGAAATGAATTCTGCATACTAGTATATTTTACATAATCATGCTTATTTatgttctttaattttaattttttatttaattaataaataaacaaaattgtgtAAGGAGATAAAAATAGATGTGTGAAATTTCAACTAAGATTTTAACGTTGAGTGTGTTAGTGTAAGCTTGCTGTTGCGTGTCATTCCCATCatgcctttttattttcttgctaCTCTAACAAATGATGTTGCTGCATATAGACCTGTCATTTCAAACCCGACCCGACCAATTAAAATGAGTATTCGGGTGAGTGTTTAACAGGTCGGGTGGTTAACGGGTCAActcgttaaataacgggtcatttTGGGTGAACCCGCGAAACCCGTTAACCATCCGTTACACCCGTTATTGAGGGTTTTTGTGTAATTTCAGTAGTCAATTATAAGCATTGCAGACTTGCAGTTTACCCGCATTGCAGACTTGCAGTTTTGTGCGCTCTGTCTCGCATTGCAGTTTACCCGATTCCCTTCCACCTCTTCTTCCATGTCGTTAGATTCGGTGCTATTTCTAGTTTACTGATTGCTAGCTCATAATTAGTTTACTGATTATTCTCAATTCTTAATTCTCAATGTTACGGTTAGCATTATTTTTAATCCTTCAATTCTTGCTGGAATGCAGATTGGAATTAGATTGGAATTAGTTTACTGATTGTAAGCATTACTTTTGTTATGCATTGAGGATTAGCTGCCATTGGTTTGAcaatttgtttttataaataaaatgggGCTGtaattgatttggatgaaatgtttaaaaaaaaaacaaaggttaACAGGTTGAAATGGGTGACCCGTTAgtttaacgggttgggttcggatgattcgttagcttaacgggttgagTTCAGATGACTCGTTAAATTAATGGGTCAGGTTCAACCCGATTCAAACCCAGTAAACCCTACCCGCTTACCGGTCTAGCTGTATCAGTCTAATACCTTTAAAATTCAAGTGTGTTATCAATTCAAACTATTTTATACTCCAAGCCAGACCTCATTTTCCTCTTCATCCCTCTTTTTGGGGTGCAGCCTTCGCTTATCGTCCTTATTatatcaaatgttttttttttagcttgaacttatattttaaaaaatttcttgCTTACTTTTTACCTCATATTCGAATTTATGGGTTTTTTACAATGTCTTTATAGTTTTCTCTATTGAACTTAAGGTCTTTCATGCAAATTACTCcactctctctcttattttaagtttaaattaCTTATGTATCCACACATAAAATTCTAACTCTGTTACTGATTGTGAAACTTTTTGAACGAATGTAAATGAAAGTCAGCGTAGTAATCCGGAAGTCTCGTGTGTGTGGAAGGGCTCTTGAGAACTCGAAGGATTAAAGGCTAGTCGAGGATAACAGTCCGTTGACTCCCAAGAACTCTTTATCAACACTTTCTTTGGTACaattagggaaaaaaaaagagattaaaTTGAGGGGAGAACTTTAAAAATGTATGCCAAATTTCTATGTGATTCTTGATCACCTTGTGAGGACCATGTGTGTACATGTGTGTACATGTGTCGACTCTCaacctaaaaaaaaatgtatgccACATATCTATGTGATTCTTGATCACCTCATGAGGGCCATATGTGTACATGTGTCGACTCTCAACCTCGTGGGAATCTTCATTGCATGCAATCCGACGTCAAAGTAAtagtatttaaaataaaaatcataatattatatAATACGTTCAAAGTAACAATAGTACAGCTAGATTTCAATCTCTTCCCCTCAACTTTACCTTTTATCGATTTTCGGAATATCCAAACCGGAATATACCTCTTTCGAAACCGGATTATACCTCTAGAGAAGTTGCCAACAGCATTCTCTCAGGATACTCTTTGTGAGAATTCGGATGATCTGTGAatcatattcgttcatcgtatatcgtgtaatcagtttttatcaaatattatttgtatttaattttaaatataaaataaaataatttctacCACACGATATACGCTGAACGaacataatttataaattcttgaGATTCTCACAAAATAGATATGACATGATCCGGATTCGAGAAGTTGTTTATCCTGTCAGATATTTTTCACATAAGAATAAAAGACAACTTGGAATTGACCAAATTTCCTTTTCGATCAATTTCCATACCCATTTGTGGCTCACAACGGATATATACAGTCATAACCAATTTCTGGCTCTAAATGCATGGATGATAATTCTAAAACGCATGCTGGTCAAATGAAAGTTGACCAACTCTAAACTATGTACTTACCTACAAATAATATAAATAGTCAACGTTGTTTCAATATTGATTAATATCTCATAAGTTACATGGTGTAGATGAATCACACAATGGTAGTCAGAGGAAGGTTGAGATGTCTCTATAAGTTTTTCCGACCCTTGAAACTTAGACTGCCGTGACTTGGCCACCACTCCAACATTCACGTGCAAATAGTTGGCATCGAGTATGGGCCCAGGCTCATCAGCCAAACAACACGTGACTTTCCGGCAACAACCAGAAAACTAGACGTGGTTTTATGTCAGAAGTCATAAAGTCACAATGGGAGATAAATTCAGAAACCATTTATATTGATTCCCAAATCTTAAATACCAAATTGAGGAACTGTACCAATATCATGACTATTTTAGAtaaaaagcccaaaaaaaaaatgaaaattctcATGAGTTGCATGCATGATTACTAAAGGATTTTGTTCCCCTTGGATGGATTGAATGATATGATCTCTTGGGCTAGTGGCGGAGCCAGAATTCTGAAAAAGGAGGGGCTTTTCacaaatatgtgtgtgtgtatgtaaaaagttgaattcataacatgttgacatatgcaatttgtgtaatcctcacaaaactgaaaaaaaaatctcttaaattcaacactaaaaagaaaaaaaacgtaaaaacccagacaaccaagtaagaggtaggttgtggaaggctaaagaaaatacaaagaagtagaaaaagaaggaaaagggggaGAGGTCTGCAAATAAAGAAGGTGGGTTGCTTTATAAAATTATAGGGTGTATATTACTGTTAGGTGAGAGAATCGAACCAGAAGTGGGGTTGCTTTTTCTATTTAAAATTGCACATCTCTTTTAAAACTCCTCTGCCAAACTTATCGTTTCATTAGATATCCgaaaagatttaaaatcaaaataGTTTAACGACATcgtttgcttcatcttcttccataaGGTTCACACCTCAGATGAAGTCAGGATGGGCTGGGGACTACCCTAGTCCCTTGGTGGCTCCGCCCCTGTCTTGGGCTGCATTTAGAAGAATCTAGAAAGAAAAGGAGTTGATTTTTTTCATCAACCCCAAGTCCCCCaccaccaaaaacaaaacatctACAAAGAAAGAAAGCCATAAACCGTTTgcattttgtaatttatgatcacgaaaaggaaaaagattGAAGATATTGGCTGTGTGGTGTTAAGAGTGTTACGTATTTCGACACAATTGCTGCACTATTCGTTATATAGATCAGAAGGAATGAGATATTATATAAAAGAGAATATGcaaatatattcttatatttttCATAAGATATTATTTGTAACGCAATTGGTTAAGAAGATTCGACTTTGTATTCGAAGTTCGGTGTTTGCTTTTCTCTTCTATTGAA
Protein-coding regions in this window:
- the LOC126591246 gene encoding dephospho-CoA kinase-like isoform X2, which encodes MRIVGLTGGIASGKSTVSNLFKEHSIPVVDADLVARDVLKKGTGGWEKVVSAFGEDILQLDGEVDRPKLGQIVFSNPEMRQLLNRLLAPYISSGIFWEILKLWMKGCKVIVLDVPLLFEAKMDKWTKPIIVVWVDPETQLRRLMSRDRTSEDDAGNRINAQMSLDLKRTKADIVVDNTGSLDDLREQFRNVLLEVTKPLTWTEFVLSRQGASSVLASIIVGVLIFKKVVYMS
- the LOC126591245 gene encoding heavy metal-associated isoprenylated plant protein 36-like, translating into MTTSDAFFTLFKPQNTFSQSSPLPLFSTSSPSLSSLSLSLSLSSMATKPAEEALGTLKYQTWVLKVSIHCEGCKRKVKKVLQNIDGVYTTDIDSQQHKVTVTGNVEAETLLKKLQKSGKHAELWPEVKKSKKSGKSKNSSKNSEKQPADHNHEQDGKPDKTNGGDDADGSGESDAEGDEGNEGGGESGASPAVGGGGGNTASTGAKKKKKKKKKKGQNSNSTNGGGATANPGEHNIGDAPPPAGSIGPYMAGGPDMTQPIASMNLGPPVQHAYPGPYPTSMYYPPPTYGLSYNTAYPTSTSTSYYAPDPMHTATYSHPGMFSFALPSDSINDDDEDTFVDDEDEIGCYIM